Proteins encoded by one window of Salvia splendens isolate huo1 chromosome 14, SspV2, whole genome shotgun sequence:
- the LOC121763750 gene encoding HMG1/2-like protein, translating into MKAGKSNAVSRKPDSRLSVKKQTKKEKQAAKDPNKPKRAASAFFVFMEGFRKEYKEKHPNNKSVAAVGKAGGDEWKSMSKEDKAPFVAVAEQRKEEYERQMRAYNKKMAGEEDEESDKSQSEVNDDEDEEGSGEVSEEEEEDDD; encoded by the exons ATGAAGGCAGGAAAATCTAATGCCGTTTCCAGAAAGCCGGATAGCAG GCTTTCTGTGAAAAAGCAGACGAAGAAGGAGAAGCAGGCTGCGAAGGACCCCAACAAGCCGAAGAGGGCTGCGAGTGCCTTCTTTGTTTTCAT GGAGGGCTTTAGGAAGGAGTACAAGGAAAAACACCCCAACAACAAATCTGTTGCTGCT GTTGGTAAAGCTGGTGGTGATGAGTGGAAATCTATGAGTAAAGAG GACAAGGCCCCCTTCGTTGCAGTTGCAGAGCAGCGAAAGGAGGAATACGAACGTCAAATGAGGGCATACAACAAGAAGATG GCTGGCGAGGAAGATGAGGAGTCGGACAAGTCTCAGTCTGAGGTGAATGATGATGAAGACGAGGAGGGGAGCGGGGAGGTTAGC gaggaagaagaagaagatgacgaCTGA